The genomic window GTGCTAATAATTAAcacaaaacagaaaaaagataaataattagctatttatttcatttaaggTTTACGCGTATGAATTGCGTGCatgataattaaacaattatccTAAACAATTACAAGGTGAGATTGCAAAACGACGTGAGTCAGGCATCATTTTGTAGCTGTTATCAACTCGTCTTTTCATGCAACCTCTCAGTGGCGGATTTAAGACGCTGCACTGACCAGTCGCTCCGCAGTGGCCGCGATCCAACCTGACCCGGTTTCCCTTGCTTTCCCCTTATGTCAATTGATGCCAATGCAAGTATGGCGGAATTCGGCGACACGAACTCGCACAAGATGACAGAGAATCATGTCGGTAAGCGATGTAATAATCAGTGGGTGCGACTGAACGTGGGCGGAACGTACTTCCTGACAGCGAAGACCACTTTGGCGAGGGATCCGAACTCGTTTCTGTACCGGCTGTGCCAGGAGGACTCGGACCTCATTTCGGACAGGGTTAGTTGACACGGTCCCTTACCGGGAATTTCAAACGAACCCCCGCCCATTTCCTCCCCGTCTGAGTGACCGTCGCATTTTCTTGTTGTCCGCGTCGACGTCGAGGACAAGGGCGAGCTCCTTCGTGGCGGGATTCCTCGCGCCTCCTTCATCGTGCGCGGTAGATAACTCCCCTCGTTTTTGTTGTTCTCCTAAGGACGAGACGGGAGCGTACCTGATAGATCGTGACCCCACGTACTTCAGTCCCGTCTTGAACTACTTGCGCCATGGCAAGTTGGTCATCAATAAGGATCTAACGGAGGAGGGTGTGCTGGAGGAAGCGGAGTTTTACAATATCACCGAGCTCATTCGGTTAGTCAAAGAGAGGATCATCTTGAGGGACACTCGGCCACAGAGGGACTCCAAGAAGCATGTCTACAGAGTTCTCCAATGCCACGAGGACGAGCTCACGCAGATGGTGTCCACCATGTCGGACGGATGGAGATTTGAACAGGTATTTACAAGTATTTGTATACTCAATTTAATTGTAACGTTTATGTGATTTCTTCTCTTGTATTGTCTATGACTTGCAATGCCCCCCCCcacactctctctttctctctctctctctcacactgTCTTTAAATACAGAtgctctttttcttttgtttttacagCTAATCAACATAGGTTCTCAATATAACTATGGTAACGACGATCATGCGGAATTTCTGTGTGTGGTAAGCCGAGAATACGGACCTAGTCAGCTCAGCAGTAAAGAAGAAGAATCTACGGATCGCGTTAAGGTACCGCTATCCTATTTGACTGTTTCCCACCCTTTGAACCAAAGTAGCCATGGCTAATGCgatcatttttatgtttttgttgtATACTGATAGATGCAAGTTTATTATTCGAAATTCCATCATGTTTTTACTAAGTACCTCCAccattttttagtaaaatcatGTACTAAATAATCTGTGTCAGTATTATTGTTTTCCATGTTGGATTGCATGAGATAGTTGTGGAGGTAAATGCTTCTTTAGCTGGAAAACAAAAGCACTTTCCTGCTTAAAGGAAAGgattacaattacaaaatttccAAATGGCCTGTTGACAGGCAGAAGAAAATTTATCCATAGATCTGCTCTTGCAATCCAACATTGATTTTTCTTGATGTCTAATGCTATTgtgaaattaaataacatttttataaattttaatgaggtgaaaaaaaaaaaaagcagcattatatttgatattaacaATTTGCCTATACTGACGGTTGGATTGGGTTGGGTAGAAAACCAAAGATGAGCTTTATCACTGTACATGtgataaatatgatttatatatatacacatttatgagattaaattttatctcaCGTCTTATCACTTATGCTTAATTCAGCAAAACATATTCCTCTTTACATTTTTCTGCAATATTCCTGACGATTGCTTAGAATTATTTTGCTTAATCGTTTCATATAAGGGAACAAAATACGACAAAGGAAAAGAAGTTTTATTGTAGGTGTGAAATGTTCAGCAACAGATTTTATTAGGTGGcttaattttttcttccaaTCAAATATCTGTggataaaaatttcacaaatggatttttgatttttgtcttagatatatttttgtatagttACTTTTATAGGCTTTAAATGTATACATTGTTTTAAAGCCATGCATTAATTGAGACAAATCACCTAATAATCTGTGAAACTCAGAGGCCTGTTCGCATGAGCATGTTCTGCCTCTGATATTTGTtgtatgtacaatattattattattattattattattattattattattattattattactactattattattattattattattgtaccgCATGCCGTTCgttgaataaagaatttttctttcattggTTTGTGGTTATATATACTTTATGCCCCGTGACCTGCATGAATCATTATTGCATGCCAAATTATATTCATCATACATTATATCCTTTATACGACGTAAGAGTGAATTGTCCACAGTGTATATTTTATCACCAAGTAGCTTACGTtacgatttatttatataatataggaaATATGTAgtcttaaattaatatgtactaATATCACATATGGGTTTGCTTTTCGATAAGGGTAGCTTTTTGGGAAGCAAAGTAGCTATAATTAGATTAGCATATtgacatttcttattttatttggtttatatatgtatagcaaCAATGTAACAGAGGCggaacaactttttttctatagtaaaactgtataatttattataaaatttgtaattagcattaagtattatataatcataAGTGAAATTAATACGTTTTTATTAAGTTTAGATTATTGGATTACATTCTAGGTTTTGCAGCAGAAGGGTTCACGCATGTAATGTCTAGATCCGTCCTTGTTTTCCCTTGCCTCCCCTTAGTTTGATCAGCTGTGCTGCAACAAGATGAAGACTgttttcgtttttacatttaaagtattaaattgtaaaacCCGCATATACTCTTTTCCATTATATTCTCTCTGTCTCTATTCCTAGATAATGTTAGTCTACAGGGACATTACAGTGCAAAAAGAGGGgataaagaacattttatagATATGTATTTATTACATAGCAAGATACATGAAGCTTTAAAAACCGAAAGTAACatacgttattattaatttattcctttttattaACAGTGCCCGAaagacgaaaagaaaaaaaaatgtcgatctCACACGAACGGAAtagtttaataatttcataCGGTTTATACAGATAATCGCTATATGACAAACACACAAAGTAAAAACCTTCCTTTTTCTATAAGCACATCTATCTGCTTTTAAGGCAgatatgttatacatataaatatatataaatatataaatatatatatatatatatatatacatacatacacatacatacatacataggtaatataattatattaataaatgacgTTGTTCCATAATGGCTACAGTTATATTTTAGCTTTATTGAATACTTTAATGAATGAATGGCATTTGTGGAGGCAATCGGtttcatacaaatttttatgatatgATGGTAGTTTTTATCTGTGGTAGTGATACAGTTAGAGATTGCCTTTTTGTACTAAATTGTACAAAAGTTCTTTTTCCCCCATCCGTATTCTTATCGTAAGATGTCTAAATTACTTACCTTCGCACTGCCGCTATAAAACATAAAGATATTTGTATATCTAACGTGATAATTTTCGAAATCCAAGAGACGGCGCATTACTAATAACTATGAATATGTAAAACTGACTTTATACATGTATTGTTAATACGGAAAGGAATTTTTTCTAAACGAAGCAATTGCATTACCACTACTTGTTAAGGAATACAGATCTGAGATACGTGAGAGAGATAGGGGctttattctcaaaaatactaTTGCGAAAGAAATTTTAGGAGAGCGAGCACAAACGTATACAATTTAAGAACGTTTATTGCGTATTTTGTACGCAAAAACACGGAATAATACGATTACATTATCGCGAATCAATGAGATGTGTATTATCGggagaaaaattgttttcttttgtaaattattCGCAGTTGCAATATGATCCCCTACATCcgtagtaataaaataagtatatttgcAACAGATGTAGGTTGTCAATTGTCGAAGGCCtattaaaagaaacaaaaagagaaagagaaaagtgtCCTAgacaatatatgtaaaatgttaaatggAAGAGCATATATAATATTGGCTTGTTATAGATGCCATTAGTACTATTGTACACGTGCGTAACCATTATCTCACACACGtgcatttacatatttttttttcaagagaatATACAGAGAATATACATTCAACAATACAAATAATCAGTTACATTTTGCGCGCCATTGGTGTTTGCTATTTCGATATGGGCAAGAGATACCTGCGTCATCgaaagaaatatacatatatatttacagaaTTAGATATTTACACAAGCAGCGAAAGATATATATGCAGTTGTGCGATGTTTTGGCTAGCAACAATTCATTTGGTACTGCAAAATTTCAGAAACTTTAGGACCAATATTGTTAATCCCGCGTGCTATGTACAGCGTTATTTAGACTAATATAAGGCTAATATATATACTTTCTAGCTCAAATCCATGTATTCTAATCATTAATTTAGTTGGCATTAATGTTCATTACTGTCATAATTACACGTATGCGGAAACATCATCCTCTTTACTCGTGTAAAATTTGTACTTTCATAGGTAAAGATTTCTAACgatagatgaaaaaaatttacttattcgGTGTTTGGCGTTAGAAAACAATCGTACCGTTTATATTGAttgaaaactaaaattataatgatagaAAATATTGTTACGTGAGAGATAGGCGGCGTAAAGAAGCAGTTATCGTATATGGAAGTATTTACACGTACAGTTATCACTTTACACAtaggttttattttttactttattttttattaactcggAAATTCATTGCACTGTAGGATACGTCGAATAATTACGCTAGAGTTATGCGAgtgtttctaattattttgaatttgctTTCACCACGTCGCGATTAGAATTGcctttgtgaaaatttttctcagaatttttcatataatttgtcacaaatttttattatatataaatttctgaaTTTCTATATAAGTTTGtgacttttacaaaatttctcagattttttattagaataattttcagaaatgttgaaaaaagtTACATCTTTTTTAGAATCTTTCATATGGATCCTGAAATAtccaaaaaattttcattttataatttctgatgaaatctgaaaatataagatatgaaaaagtattttaaagtattttttagaaattatagaatgTGAAATCTTTCTCTTAGGGTAAATTTCATTATATAGATACAGGTACAATTTTAAGtagatgtagatttttttttagtacttttgaagcgttttaattcatataaaaattttgggAACAATTTTTACCAGGGCGAGCTCTTACAAGCAAGCTGCGCTGAGTTGTTTGCAGAAAGCTTGTATATTAATCGCAAGAAGATACATTTTCTGAATGTTgaagatattttaaagaaacaggTGTCACATGCGTGTACATACAACCATCCGTTGCGTTTTCGTATTGTACATGGATGTGTAAAGATCGTTCTGCGATAGCGTAAACGTAGTCGCAAgtgattgtaaaatattgtaaagtgCAGTTGTATTCTATTTccatcaatgtaaattaactttaatcttggtTTTTCTTgaaactaaagaaaaaaaaataaagaagttaaactgaaattaaagtCAATTCGCTCAGATAGAAATAAACATACAACTGCGCCTTGCAATCATTTACAATGTTATGTTTACACTATTGCAGAACGGTCCTAACGTGAAacgtaatcaaaatttatttaacggtACATTAATAAGTATAAGTATTCTGATATGATAAAAGTATAGAATCTTTAGAACTTTTTATGCAATAACTTTTATCTCTAGTAGTGCAATTTGCAATAAGTGATGAGCAGGAAGAGCAGTAGATATTTAAcgctgttaatttttttttcgccaGTCATGCAGTCGTAGTCTCGTCCCtgacaaattataaattgatagcaacttttatgtattaaatagtAGTAATTCATACGTGCGGATACATGACATTGATATTATCAAATGTTAGGTGAGCTTATATTAAGTAGTCCTTACGA from Solenopsis invicta isolate M01_SB chromosome 2, UNIL_Sinv_3.0, whole genome shotgun sequence includes these protein-coding regions:
- the LOC105193912 gene encoding BTB/POZ domain-containing protein KCTD5 isoform X1, translating into MSIDANASMAEFGDTNSHKMTENHVGKRCNNQWVRLNVGGTYFLTAKTTLARDPNSFLYRLCQEDSDLISDRDETGAYLIDRDPTYFSPVLNYLRHGKLVINKDLTEEGVLEEAEFYNITELIRLVKERIILRDTRPQRDSKKHVYRVLQCHEDELTQMVSTMSDGWRFEQLINIGSQYNYGNDDHAEFLCVVSREYGPSQLSSKEEESTDRVKVPLSYLTVSHPLNQSSHG
- the LOC105193912 gene encoding BTB/POZ domain-containing protein KCTD5 isoform X2 gives rise to the protein MSIDANASMAEFGDTNSHKMTENHVGKRCNNQWVRLNVGGTYFLTAKTTLARDPNSFLYRLCQEDSDLISDRDETGAYLIDRDPTYFSPVLNYLRHGKLVINKDLTEEGVLEEAEFYNITELIRLVKERIILRDTRPQRDSKKHVYRVLQCHEDELTQMVSTMSDGWRFEQLINIGSQYNYGNDDHAEFLCVVSREYGPSQLSSKEEESTDRVKVLQQKGSRM